A stretch of DNA from Staphylococcus sp. KG4-3:
TGTCAAACCTACGACAGTTAATTTTGATAAAAATGAACTTATCGCTATTATAGGACCTTCTGGGTCTGGAAAAAGTACATTCTTAACAATGGCAGGCGCATTGCAGACGCCTACATCTGGAGAAATTATCATCAATAATAAAAACATTTCACAAATGAATCAAAAAGCATTATCGGATACACGTATGCAAGAAATAGGTTTCATTCTACAAGCAACGAATCTTGTTCCTTTTTTAACGGTAAAGCAACAATTTAAATTATTGCAAAAACAAAAAAAAGATGTTCTAACACTAAATGAATATACACAACTTATGGAACAACTTAATCTCAAAATGATAGAAAACAAATTACCAAGTGAGATATCTGGTGGACAAAAACAACGTGTCGCTATTGCTAAAGCATTATATACAAAACCTTCACTCATATTAGCAGATGAACCAACCGCTTCCTTGGATACAGATAACGCTATGGAAGTAATGCATATATTGAAAGAACAAACAGTACAACACAATAAAACTTGTATCGTTGTGACTCATGATGAGCGTTTAACATCATTTTGTGATCGTGTATATCATATGGAAGATGGTACTTTGCAACTGACTTAACCACTTTTTATAATAAAAAGGAGTGAGATTCCAACCAAAATTTGATTGAGAATACTCACTCCAATTCATTGTTATACGAGGAAATTCACAATTAAAATCAATCCTAAACCTACAATTGATAAGATGGATTCTAATAAGGTCCAAGTTAAAAATGTTTCCTTCATAGTTAAACCAAAATATTCTTTAAACATCCAAAATCCTGCATCATTCACATGTGAACAAAAAATACTCCCAGCTCCGATAGCTAATACAACTAATGAAATATTTACATCAGATGACTGTAATAATGGTAAAACAATACCTACCGACGAAATTGCTGCAACTGTTGTTGAACCTAATGCTGTACGTAATAGCGCCGCAGCTAGCCATGCAAGGATAAGCGGTGACATTTCAGTACCTTTAAATATCTCCGAAATGGTGTCACCTACACCACCATCAATTAGTATCTGTTTAAATGTTCCGCCACCACCTATGATAAGAATAAGCATTGCTATGGGTGTAATGGCATTCGAAACGGTATCCATAATCTGTTTCATACTCTGTTTTCTTCTAATTCCCATAGAATAAATTGCAAATAATACGGCAATTAACATCGCAGTTACAGAAGTTCCAATAAAGTAGATAAATCCTTCGAAACCACTTGCTTTTCCTTCTTCATTACCAGTGATTAACTGTACAATTGTAGCTAGTAGCATTAAGATAACTGGTGCAAGTGCCGTGAGCAAACTCATACCAAAACTTGGTAAATCCTTGTTTTCAAACACTTTAAACTCACCGACAGCTGCTTGATTTCCTTTTCTTTTAAAAGCTTCAGGCGTTAATTTACGTGCAATTTTTGGGAAAATACCTCCAACAATAATTGCTAAAGGTATGCCGATAATAACGCCATACATTAATACATGACCAATATTGGCATTTACCGCTTCTGAAATTGCAACTGGTCCTGGATGTGGTGGTAAAAAACCATGTGTTACTGCTATAGAAGTTGCCATCGGAAGACCAACTGTTAAATTTGAAATCTGCATCCTTTTAGCTAATGTAAATACTAAAGGAATCAATAACACAAATGCTACTTCCAAGAATAGCGATATCCCAATAATAAATGAAGCAATAATCATTGCCCACGTCACATATTTCTTACCAAACACATTGATTAATGTATCAGCAATGCGTGTAGCGCCACCGCCATCTGATAACAACTTACCTAATATGGAACCTAAACCAAAAATAATAGCAATATGTCCTAGTGTATCCCCCATACCTTTTTCAATAGTAGTTACAATTGTATCTAAAGGCATTCCCAGTAAAATACCGGTTACCATTGAAGTGATAATTAGCGCGATAAATGTATTAAGTTTAAACCACATAATTAACATTAATAATATAAGTACACCAATCACAACAGCAACTAATGGCCAAAATTCTCCCATCATGTTCTTCCCCTACTTTCTATATCTCTTTCGTATTAATTTTATATACAGTTGTTAACGTATCTTCATCTCCAATATTTCCCGGGAAAATAACATAAGGCATTTGACTATATTTTGCTTCCTCCCCTGTTAGCCAAACTGGTACACCTTGCGTTATTTGGCCAATAACAAGTGCCTTTTTAATATTTAGTCCTTTAGTGGCAACATCGCTAGAAGTAATACCACCTTTAGCAATAATGAATCTTGGTTTTACTTTCAAGCCTTGTACAATACCAACCAATGCATTGGAAATATTCGTAGAAATACTTAAATTATTCGTTAAATCTTCTGTTTTGATTACATCTCTTGAAGTATATACAACGACATCTCTTCCCGATTGAATATATGATGTCACCTTTTCTATCTGTTGATTTATGTACGTTTTTAAATCATTTGTAGTTACTGCTTTTACATCAAACTCAATGGATGCTATATCAGTATTTGTTAATAAATGTTGTAGTTGTAATGAAGTTTTTTTAACATGTGATCCTACAATCATAAGTCCACCATTCGTTTGATCACTATAATGATTTAAGTTAATAATCTCTCCAGGTGTTTCGCACATAGCCTTAACAAATGACGCGGCTGTTCTAAACATGAATTTTTTATCATTACTTTCTAAAAATCGAGTTAAACATGAAACAAAATAATCCATATCTTCATCATTTAATGCATCGACGATAACAGCATCAAAATTTGAGATACTGTTAAGCACTTCATTAATTGATTGGGCATCACGTTCTCGTATTTGTGACAAACGAATATGTTTTACGTCGTCAGCGTGAATTTCTCCGTTACTTTTCTCTTCAATAAAACTGGCCATCGTTCTACTACTGAATCCGAATGTAGTATCATTTGCAAATTCACTTTCAGACACAGGAATATATCCATTGCCTTCTTTTAAATAATGAATACCATCCAATGTGTAACGTTTCCCCTCAAAGAATGCCGGTATATAAAACACCCCATCAAATTGTTCATCTGAAGCTTCGCTTAAGACTTTCGGTTCTAAATAAAAATGCCCTCTTAATGTCGAATCTCCTCTACTTATTACAATGTACGGATGATCTAGTCGTTGTGAAACACGTGCTATATTACGACTGATTTCTTGATGTAATTGTGTAGTTTCTTGTTCATTTAACGCTCTGGAATTCGTTAATATATAAAACATATGATTCTCTTGCTTAAAACCATCTTCAATTAATGATTCTGACCATTCTGTATATACCGGTAAGTCTTTTACTGTTTGAGTGCCAGTTGGGTCGTCATCTAGAACAATAATTTTATATTTAAAAGTACTAAGTTTTTTTGAAATAACATCTTGCTTCGTTACATTTATTAAACGCTCGTTTAACATCTTTTCACCTACATATTATTTATATTTTCAAAGTATTTTATAATGCCTGAATGGTCATTCATACCATTACCGTGTGCAACTTCTGATTTGTAAATTTCTTTCACTTGATTTGCTATAGGCAATGTAAGACCAACTGTATCTGCTGTTGAACTCACGTTTTTCATATCTTTTAAATTTATATTTAACGTTCCCCCTGGTTGATAGTCTTCCTCAATCATTTTTGGAAACTTCGCATCCATTACGCTAGAACCTGCTAGACCACCTTTAATTGCTTTATACATATTTGCTAAATCTATATCAAATTTTTTCGCTAATACTACCGCTTCAGAAAGCGCAGCAATGTTGGTGTTAACTATAATTTGGTTTGCTAACTTTACTACGCTACCAGCGCCAACATCTCCGACTCTTATAACTGATGCAGCAATAGGTTCTAAAACTTTTTGAATTTCTGGTAAATCTGTTTCTGCACACCCAATCATCACTGATAATTCACCTGTTATCGCTAAAGGTTCTCCTCCACTAACGGGAGCATCCATATATTTAATTTGTTTTGTTTCTAGTACTTTACTTATTTCCAATGATTCATTTGGCGTTAGAGAGCTAGTATCAATAACAGCTTTTACTTTAATATCAGTTTGCTTAACTATTGCATCTTCGCCACTATATAAAACAGCCTTTACTATCGCACCATTTGGTAACGATGTAATAACATAATCAGCTTGTTGGGCCATTTGTTTTACTGAAACAGCATTTGCCCCTTGCATCACTACTTCACTTTCTGCTTCTTTATTTAAATCATTAACAAGAACAGTTACGTTCGCTTTTAATAAATTTTCTACCATTGGTTTCCCCATAATACCTAAACCTATAAATCCTACTTTCATAAATCGACACCCTTCCTGAAAACGTTTGCAAAATAATTGTATACCAAATCAGATAAAATGTATACATTTTATTACTAATTTTTTTATAGTACACTTATTGTAATGAGGTGAGTTAATTGAATAATAATGAATTAACAATTTATCAAAGAATTAGAAATGACATCATTTCTGGAGCTTTTAAAAAAGATGAGAAAATTACCGAAGCTAAACTTGCAAAGAAATATGAAGTAAGTCGAACTCCAATTCGTGAAGCATTAAAGCAATTAGAGCTAGAATATTTTATTAAAAATGCTTATATTTTCATTCCAACTAGTGAAGAATATAGGCAAATATTTGAAATGCGTATTTTATTAGAAACACACGCGTTAAAAAAAGCTGCTATTGTTTATACAACATCAGATTTAGAAGAATTAAAAGGTTACACAGAGATAGATATCGAAGTGGAGGATGAAGCTACAATCATTGAAATCAATGACAAATTCCATCAAAAAATTATCGCCGCTACTAATAACCAATTTATCCTAGATACATACCAGAAATATAAGAGTTTCATTTATTTATTTAGCCAAACTGTAATTAACAAACGTCGGCCTGGTTTAATAGAAGAACATAAAGCCATTGTTTCAGCGCTTTATGACAGAGATATTAATTTAGCTGTCACGTTACTCGAAGACCATTTAAAAAACGACTTAGAATTCAGTCTTTATTATTTAGAATTTAAAAACAATGAATAATTTAAAAAGACACGAAATTTTAATAGTTTCGTGTCTTTTTATGAATTAAAATTAATTTATAATTAACGAATAGTAGTGTGCAAACCATAGGTGTTGATTTTCTGTTAAACAAGGTATATATTATTGCTAACAAGTATATTTTTTATACCGTCAGTTTATATATACTGTAAACAGGTAATAATTAATACAATAGTAACTATCAAATCTATGGGGGGCGCTATATGAATATCATTGGCCATCATCACATTTCTATGTATACAAAAGATGCACAAATAAATAAAGGTTTTTATACTAAAATTTTAGGATTACGTTTAGTAGAAAAATCTGTAAATCAAGACAACCCTATGATGTACCATCTATTTTTCGGAGATGAAATCGGGTCTGCAGGAACTTTGCTGAGCTTTTTTGAGATACCTAATATAGGGAAAAATCGCCCCGGTACAAACTCCATTCATCGTATAGGTTTATTAGTCCCTGATAAAGCATCTTTAACTTATTTCCAATCTCGTTTAGAAGATAACAATATAGATACGATAAATATGACATATTTAAACCAACCAGCTTTGTTATTTAAAGATCCAGATGATTTAGAGATTATATTAATTGCTAACCAACAATATAACCTACCAAAGTCATGGCGCAAAAATCCATACTCAGATATCCCTACAGAGCATCAAATTTTAGGTATGGGACCTGTCGAATTACGATTACGTGATACGCAAAAAACTGTCGATTTTTTACAAAATGAACTTCGTTATACTCCAAGGCAGGATACAGAGGAAATAGTTATGACCTTGGATGAAACTGGCTTATACTCAGATTTTGTGATTGTCGAACAACAAGGGCAACGCGCTAGGCCTGGTCAAGGTTATGTGCACCACATAGCTGTAAACACACCCAAAGATTCAAATTTAGAAGCTATTTTAGCAACAGTTAATAAAAATCCTGGAAATAATAGCGGTATTATTGATCGTTACTTTTTCAAATCATTATACTATCGACACAATAGCATTATGTATGAATTTGCAACAGAATCTCCTGGTTTCACGGTAGACACAGCTATTGAAAATTTGGGTAAACAGCTCAATTTACCAGATTTTATGGAAGATCAACGTACTCAAATCGAATCACAATTACACGATTTATAAAGGATGATGATATATGGCTATTTTAAAAATGAATGAAAATACTCCATTAGAATTTGGACTTTATTCACTTGGAGATCACTTACTCAACCCTCACAACGGTGAAAAAGTCAGTTATGAACAACGCATTCAAGAATTAATCGAGGCAAGTCAATTAGCAGAACAAGCAGGTATAGATGTATTCGGTGTAGGCGAAAGTCACCAAGAGCACTTTACTACACAAGCACATACAGTTGTGTTAGGTGCTATTGCACAAGCGACTAATAAAATTAAAATATCTAGTTCTTCTTCAATTATAAGCGCAGCGGACCCAGTTAGAATATTTGAAGATTTTGCAACTTTAGACCTAATATCACATGGACGAGCAGAAATAGTAGCAGGTAGAGCTTCTCGTACAGGTATCTTTGATTTATTTGGTTTAGATTTAAATAATTATGATGAGCTTTACGAAGAAAAATTAAATTTACTGTTAGAGTTGAATAAGACTGATAAAATCACTTGGTCTGGTAAATTTAGACCAGATTTAAATAATATGAAAATATTCCCAAGACCAATAGACGATGAACTACCAATTTGGCGTGCTGTTGGTGGGCCTGCAGCAAGTGCGATTAAAGCAGGACGTCAAGGTATTCCAATGATGATTACAACATTAGGTGGGCCAGCAATGACATTTAAAGATTCAATAGATGAATATCGACTCACTGCAAAAGAACATGGTTTCGATACTTCAGCCGAATCGTTACCAGTTTCTACTGCTAGTTTATTCTACACTGCTGAAACTACACAATCAGCATTAAAAGAATATTATCCTCACCTTAATGTTGGTATGTCTTTTATAAGAGGTACTGGATATCCAAAACAACAATTTGCTAATGCACCAGATTATAGAGATGCCTTAATGGTTGGAAGCCCACAACAAATCATTGAAAAAATACTTTACCAACATGAACTTTATAATCATCAGAGATTTATGGCTCAAATTGATTTCGGTGGCGTACCTTTCGATAAAATAATGAAAAATATAGAACTCATTGGTAATGAAATCATTCCAGGTGTTAAAAAGCATTTGAACAAATAGGAGGTATAAAAATGAAAAACGTCGTGCTACTATCTGGTTCTACAGTTGGCTCTAAAACAAGTACTGCTATAAAATATCTAAACGAAGCCATAACAAATCAAGATGATACACTTAATATCCAATTATTCGATTTAAAGAATTTAGATTTAGCTTTTAGCGATGGACGAAATTACTTGGATTATTCTGGAGACACATTAGAATTAACTACTGCTTTAATGCAAGCTGATATTATTTTTATAGGTTTTCCAATCTTTCAAGCATCTATACCAGGAACACTTAAAAACGTATTTGATTTACTTCCTGTTAATGCATTTAGAGATAAAGTTGTAGGTATTATAGCAACTGCGGGTTCTCCTAAGCATTACTTAATTGCTGAAACACAATTAAAACCAATATTAAGCTATATGAAAGCCCATGTTATGCAAACTTATGTATTTATTGAAGAACGTGATTTTTCTAATGGCACTATCGTTAATGATGACATTATATTTAGAATTAATGACTTGGCAACATCAACCTTGCGTGTTTCTAAATTATATAATCAGCTTTTAGAAGAAGAAAATAATCAATACGATTTTTAAATCACTATTGCATTAATATTTTAGCTACCTATAAATTTAAAGAGCCGAGGCATAAAAGTATGCCTCGGCTCTTTTTTGTACTGTCCTATAGTCGTTATTAAATTTTAGTTATTTTTTTCTATCTTTTTTTCTTGTTTCCTTCTTAAGAGCATCATTG
This window harbors:
- a CDS encoding LLM class flavin-dependent oxidoreductase, whose product is MAILKMNENTPLEFGLYSLGDHLLNPHNGEKVSYEQRIQELIEASQLAEQAGIDVFGVGESHQEHFTTQAHTVVLGAIAQATNKIKISSSSSIISAADPVRIFEDFATLDLISHGRAEIVAGRASRTGIFDLFGLDLNNYDELYEEKLNLLLELNKTDKITWSGKFRPDLNNMKIFPRPIDDELPIWRAVGGPAASAIKAGRQGIPMMITTLGGPAMTFKDSIDEYRLTAKEHGFDTSAESLPVSTASLFYTAETTQSALKEYYPHLNVGMSFIRGTGYPKQQFANAPDYRDALMVGSPQQIIEKILYQHELYNHQRFMAQIDFGGVPFDKIMKNIELIGNEIIPGVKKHLNK
- a CDS encoding GntR family transcriptional regulator, coding for MNNNELTIYQRIRNDIISGAFKKDEKITEAKLAKKYEVSRTPIREALKQLELEYFIKNAYIFIPTSEEYRQIFEMRILLETHALKKAAIVYTTSDLEELKGYTEIDIEVEDEATIIEINDKFHQKIIAATNNQFILDTYQKYKSFIYLFSQTVINKRRPGLIEEHKAIVSALYDRDINLAVTLLEDHLKNDLEFSLYYLEFKNNE
- a CDS encoding ABC transporter ATP-binding protein — translated: MLEFKDVTKYFKDGNQTIEAVKPTTVNFDKNELIAIIGPSGSGKSTFLTMAGALQTPTSGEIIINNKNISQMNQKALSDTRMQEIGFILQATNLVPFLTVKQQFKLLQKQKKDVLTLNEYTQLMEQLNLKMIENKLPSEISGGQKQRVAIAKALYTKPSLILADEPTASLDTDNAMEVMHILKEQTVQHNKTCIVVTHDERLTSFCDRVYHMEDGTLQLT
- a CDS encoding gluconate:H+ symporter translates to MMGEFWPLVAVVIGVLILLMLIMWFKLNTFIALIITSMVTGILLGMPLDTIVTTIEKGMGDTLGHIAIIFGLGSILGKLLSDGGGATRIADTLINVFGKKYVTWAMIIASFIIGISLFLEVAFVLLIPLVFTLAKRMQISNLTVGLPMATSIAVTHGFLPPHPGPVAISEAVNANIGHVLMYGVIIGIPLAIIVGGIFPKIARKLTPEAFKRKGNQAAVGEFKVFENKDLPSFGMSLLTALAPVILMLLATIVQLITGNEEGKASGFEGFIYFIGTSVTAMLIAVLFAIYSMGIRRKQSMKQIMDTVSNAITPIAMLILIIGGGGTFKQILIDGGVGDTISEIFKGTEMSPLILAWLAAALLRTALGSTTVAAISSVGIVLPLLQSSDVNISLVVLAIGAGSIFCSHVNDAGFWMFKEYFGLTMKETFLTWTLLESILSIVGLGLILIVNFLV
- a CDS encoding VOC family protein, which produces MNIIGHHHISMYTKDAQINKGFYTKILGLRLVEKSVNQDNPMMYHLFFGDEIGSAGTLLSFFEIPNIGKNRPGTNSIHRIGLLVPDKASLTYFQSRLEDNNIDTINMTYLNQPALLFKDPDDLEIILIANQQYNLPKSWRKNPYSDIPTEHQILGMGPVELRLRDTQKTVDFLQNELRYTPRQDTEEIVMTLDETGLYSDFVIVEQQGQRARPGQGYVHHIAVNTPKDSNLEAILATVNKNPGNNSGIIDRYFFKSLYYRHNSIMYEFATESPGFTVDTAIENLGKQLNLPDFMEDQRTQIESQLHDL
- a CDS encoding NAD(P)-binding domain-containing protein — protein: MKVGFIGLGIMGKPMVENLLKANVTVLVNDLNKEAESEVVMQGANAVSVKQMAQQADYVITSLPNGAIVKAVLYSGEDAIVKQTDIKVKAVIDTSSLTPNESLEISKVLETKQIKYMDAPVSGGEPLAITGELSVMIGCAETDLPEIQKVLEPIAASVIRVGDVGAGSVVKLANQIIVNTNIAALSEAVVLAKKFDIDLANMYKAIKGGLAGSSVMDAKFPKMIEEDYQPGGTLNINLKDMKNVSSTADTVGLTLPIANQVKEIYKSEVAHGNGMNDHSGIIKYFENINNM
- a CDS encoding four-carbon acid sugar kinase family protein; amino-acid sequence: MLNERLINVTKQDVISKKLSTFKYKIIVLDDDPTGTQTVKDLPVYTEWSESLIEDGFKQENHMFYILTNSRALNEQETTQLHQEISRNIARVSQRLDHPYIVISRGDSTLRGHFYLEPKVLSEASDEQFDGVFYIPAFFEGKRYTLDGIHYLKEGNGYIPVSESEFANDTTFGFSSRTMASFIEEKSNGEIHADDVKHIRLSQIRERDAQSINEVLNSISNFDAVIVDALNDEDMDYFVSCLTRFLESNDKKFMFRTAASFVKAMCETPGEIINLNHYSDQTNGGLMIVGSHVKKTSLQLQHLLTNTDIASIEFDVKAVTTNDLKTYINQQIEKVTSYIQSGRDVVVYTSRDVIKTEDLTNNLSISTNISNALVGIVQGLKVKPRFIIAKGGITSSDVATKGLNIKKALVIGQITQGVPVWLTGEEAKYSQMPYVIFPGNIGDEDTLTTVYKINTKEI
- a CDS encoding NADPH-dependent FMN reductase; this translates as MKNVVLLSGSTVGSKTSTAIKYLNEAITNQDDTLNIQLFDLKNLDLAFSDGRNYLDYSGDTLELTTALMQADIIFIGFPIFQASIPGTLKNVFDLLPVNAFRDKVVGIIATAGSPKHYLIAETQLKPILSYMKAHVMQTYVFIEERDFSNGTIVNDDIIFRINDLATSTLRVSKLYNQLLEEENNQYDF